In bacterium, the DNA window GAATTACATCCGGCTTAAAAGAATTTAATAGTTCGGAAAATTTACTTCTGCATTCATAGGAGTAAATCAGTTCAATACCTGTAAAAATCTTTTTAACTACCGGGATATTTTCATACTCAATAGGTGAAGCAAAAAATCTTGAGTATTCAGAGGGTTCATTTTCTACAAAATGCCTTGAAAAGGGAGCAACTTTATGTCCATAATCTCTAAGCATTTCCATCTCATTAAAAAATACCCTCTCTGAACCAGAACGAAGGTAGTAGTAATTATCTGCCAATAATATCTTCATGATTTTTTACTTCTCTTTGCTCAATATGGTAAATTGAATGTACCATTGCCGCATAAATCCAAAAATACCATTGTATGGTTACATCTGTAATTAAGTTTTCAGTTATATTCATTATTATAAATGCAACAAATACTGAAATAAACCCTAAAGTTATTGCTTGAAAATAAGGCTCCTTAGTTCTTTGATATGTTTTAAAGGTATCTTTTATAAGGGTAAACAGTAGCAATAGATATGCCCCAAGACCTAAAATACCCGTCTCTAAAAGCAATCGCAGGTAGTCATTATGAGCATACTTTGGTGAATTCAACGCCTCAAGAGCTAATGATTCAAAAGCTCCCAGTCCATACCCTAAAAATGGTTTGTCAAAGAAAAAGCTGAATGTCCCCTGCCAGAGCCAAAAGCGAGTCTCTAATGGATTACGCCAATATGAAAGAGGATTAAATATATCTGAAAATCGCTGAGGAATCACAGGAATTACAACTATTAGAAAAGCTAATATAAGAGGCATAATTATCAGAAGCCTCCTATACTTTAAGATGCTTATGGTCAATATCATAAATAAAACCCCTATCCAGGCTGTCCTGGTAAAGGTTAAGAAAATAGAGACTCCTAATACCAGGGATAGCAGACTATATCCAGGCTTTTTAATACCAGATTGAAGTAGAAATGTAAAGGCTATACTCAAGGGTATCATTAAATAAACACTATATGAATTTGGATTCATAAAAGTGGCAAAAATTCGGTTAAACCCAAAGGTGGAAGAGGTATCTCCTGTACCTGTGAAGAATTGATAGAATCCTATCATGACAGGGATAAATGTTGAGAAAAAAATGGCATAAATTAACCGCATAATCTGTTCTTTTCTCTTCAGGAGACTAACTATGAGAATATACATTATGAGAGGACTAACAAATTTTAACCACTCCGACAATCCTTTTAACAAATTACCAGAAACAGAAATAGATATGAGGCAAATAATTAAGAATAATATATAAGGTTTTAGGATAGGTAATTCTAACACATTAAACTCACTGAGTATGAGTAAGATATAGATAACTCCACCCCATATAATGAATATAGATAAAACTGCTGCCAGATTTATACCCCCATGTATAACTCCAGATAAAGGGAATATGATTACAAATGTTGTTAAACCCAATAAAGGTCTGGTTATAATTAAAAGTTGGATAGTTGCTTCTATATTAGTAAAGAATAAAGCTATGAAGATAATTAATAATATACTCTCAATAACAATAATGACTGGAAAAGCTTTTAATGCATATCCTGCAAATATTAATAAAATGTAAGATATAACGATAGGAATATATTTAGTTTTAAACTTAGTTAATGCAACCTCTTTCATTTTTTAGTGCCTCAACCTTCCCTGTTTTCCATTTATATAGCACTTATCAATCGAATGAATGTAGAAGATCGAATAATGAATTTCGAATTATGAAGTCTTAGTATTACTTCTACATTCTACATTCAATATTCAATATTCTACATTCGATATTTTGAAACTTTTGACTAATACTACTCCTTCTCTTGTTCTCTTTCACCTACTTTCTGCAAGTACTCTAAAAAGAATGCTAAACCCAATGCTACCATCAACCCAACTACGGCTGCAACAATGACATTCAATAACATATTTGATTTAACTGGGCTCTTGGGCTCAATGGAAGGATTTTTTATCTTAGTATTGGTGGACATTATTATTGCACTCTGCACAGTGTGAAGTTCACGATTAAGGTCTTGTAGTACCCTTTCACGACTTACAAGCTCTGATTGTAAAACAATCACTGCCGGTGCATCCACCGGATGCCTTTTGCTTAAGTAAGCTAAAGTTTTTTTCATCTCTTGAATTTCCTGGGTAATAGCCGCAATATTATTTTTTAGATTCCTCTCATACTGCTGATTAGGCTTCATCAATTCATCAAATTTTCTCCTATGCTCCTGGATGATAACTTCGGCAATACAATTGATAACCCTCATCACCTCTTTAGGACTTTTTCCCTTTACTGTTATATTCACCTGTGATACCGGTTCTAACGGTGGTAAAGGGATTTTTCTCTCCTCTACTCTTGTCTTCACCATTTCCTTTAGTTGGTATGGCAAAAGACCCGAGTTCAATTTTTTAGCTACCCTGGCTAAAAAGGGATAATTTTGAATATAGAAACTTATCGCGTCCGGCTCTTCAATTATTTTACTATATATTCTTCCGATTGTTCTCTCTATACTACAACATTTACCTACCTCTAAATCTAAAGAGGTTTCATATACAGAGGGTAGTAGTAAATTTGCCACCACTACTGCAAATATAGAGAAGATGGTCATTAAGATTATTAACACCTTCCTCTTCCAGACCACCCTAATGTAATCGATCAGTTCTACTTCTTTTTTCATCTTTCCTTATCCTCCATTCCCAACAGTTTCATACAATTTCTTAAAGTATCGACCATCCTTAAATAGCTCCACAAAGTTACCAGTTTCAACTACTTTTCCATCTTTCAAAACAATAATCTTATCTGCATCCATAATGGTTGAGGAGCGGTGGGCAACATTAATTATGGTTATGTCCTTATGAAGTTTTCTTAAGGCATCTTTGATAAGTCTTTCCGAAATATTATCTACTTCACTGGTAGCTTCATCTAAAATAAGTATATCAGGTTTACGAAGTAGAGCACGGGCTATAGCAAGCCTCTGGCGCTCTCCACCGGATAGCTTTATGCCATGGTCTCCTATAACCGTATCTAATCCTTTATTACACCTTTCAACAAACTCTGTAGCATTTGCCATTTCCAGAACCCTGTATATCTTCCTATCACTCTTATCTGTTATTCCAAACAAGACATTTTCTCTTATAGTCCCATTAAACATGAATACCTCCTGCCCAACATAGCCGATTTGACTATACCATTCATCAGTATTAATTTCCTTTAACGGAACCCCATCTACAAGAATTTCACCATTGGTTGGGTCCAAAACCTTAAGCAGTAGATTTACTATACTGGTCTTACCAGAGCCTGACTCGCCTACGATAGCAATCAGGAGATTCTTTTTCAGTGATAGGGTAATACTATCCAATGCCACCTTTTCTTCTTCATCATACCTTAAAGATACCTCTTTAAAAAGGATTTCATCTTCAAACCGTGCAGGCATTTTACCTGAGTATGTTGAGCTTACATAACTCTCTTTCATTGCTTCATAAGTAGCCTCGCCATAGGGTAATAAGGACATAAAGAGCATACTATTGCGTCCAATAGAACCCAGGGAAGGCAGTACTCTCTGTAGAGCAAGGGCAAAAACACCTAAGGATGGAAGAATTTCCACCATACTGCTATCGCCATATCTAACTACAAGCCACCCTACTGTAAGACACAGGATACCTAACACACTCATTTCCAATAATCTTGCTGGTATTGCCAGAAAGACTGTATTTCGCCTGGCAAGGCTGTAAA includes these proteins:
- a CDS encoding O-antigen ligase family protein, with amino-acid sequence MKEVALTKFKTKYIPIVISYILLIFAGYALKAFPVIIVIESILLIIFIALFFTNIEATIQLLIITRPLLGLTTFVIIFPLSGVIHGGINLAAVLSIFIIWGGVIYILLILSEFNVLELPILKPYILFLIICLISISVSGNLLKGLSEWLKFVSPLIMYILIVSLLKRKEQIMRLIYAIFFSTFIPVMIGFYQFFTGTGDTSSTFGFNRIFATFMNPNSYSVYLMIPLSIAFTFLLQSGIKKPGYSLLSLVLGVSIFLTFTRTAWIGVLFMILTISILKYRRLLIIMPLILAFLIVVIPVIPQRFSDIFNPLSYWRNPLETRFWLWQGTFSFFFDKPFLGYGLGAFESLALEALNSPKYAHNDYLRLLLETGILGLGAYLLLLFTLIKDTFKTYQRTKEPYFQAITLGFISVFVAFIIMNITENLITDVTIQWYFWIYAAMVHSIYHIEQREVKNHEDIIGR
- a CDS encoding Wzz/FepE/Etk N-terminal domain-containing protein; this translates as MKKEVELIDYIRVVWKRKVLIILMTIFSIFAVVVANLLLPSVYETSLDLEVGKCCSIERTIGRIYSKIIEEPDAISFYIQNYPFLARVAKKLNSGLLPYQLKEMVKTRVEERKIPLPPLEPVSQVNITVKGKSPKEVMRVINCIAEVIIQEHRRKFDELMKPNQQYERNLKNNIAAITQEIQEMKKTLAYLSKRHPVDAPAVIVLQSELVSRERVLQDLNRELHTVQSAIIMSTNTKIKNPSIEPKSPVKSNMLLNVIVAAVVGLMVALGLAFFLEYLQKVGEREQEKE
- a CDS encoding ABC transporter ATP-binding protein codes for the protein MDNKKYRLTAKSKDALFYFFRQRLRMITILILLGLLYGFTEAFSIGILFPLISQIISPAVNLADKGLIISFLFRAAKSIPFVSPIFSALLIFFIAIFLKNVLGYFREVLSLFLGLSIREHCQSTLFHRLLHADYRFFLSHRLGDLEYRVVTAPAQMHNLVSIIPDLITEVFKCLLIIYLLFTISAKATFFIIIFGGLFLWITRYLASRVSYFTGKRCVQASSDATVYCGQALGGIKVLKVFKAEGFWEGLFNNSSKSFYSLARRNTVFLAIPARLLEMSVLGILCLTVGWLVVRYGDSSMVEILPSLGVFALALQRVLPSLGSIGRNSMLFMSLLPYGEATYEAMKESYVSSTYSGKMPARFEDEILFKEVSLRYDEEEKVALDSITLSLKKNLLIAIVGESGSGKTSIVNLLLKVLDPTNGEILVDGVPLKEINTDEWYSQIGYVGQEVFMFNGTIRENVLFGITDKSDRKIYRVLEMANATEFVERCNKGLDTVIGDHGIKLSGGERQRLAIARALLRKPDILILDEATSEVDNISERLIKDALRKLHKDITIINVAHRSSTIMDADKIIVLKDGKVVETGNFVELFKDGRYFKKLYETVGNGG